A stretch of DNA from Cellulomonas fengjieae:
GGGGTGGTCGCCGAGCTCACCGTCGACGAGAACCTGCGCCTCGGCGGCCTGTGGCGGGGACCGGACCGGCGCTCGGCGATCGGCGAGGTCTACGAGCTGTTCGAGCCCTTGGCGCGACGCAGGAACCACGCCGGGCACCAGCTCTCCGGTGGCGAGCGGCAGATGCTCGCCCTCGGCCGTGCGCTGGTCGCCCGGCCCACCGTCCTGCTGCTCGACGAGCCCTCGCTCGGGCTCGCGCCCCGGGTGGTCGCCCAGATCATGGCCGTCCTGCGCGGCCTGGCGGACCGCACCGGCCTGACGGTCCTGCTCGCCGAGCAGAACGTCGTCGGCGCCCTGTCCGTGGCCGACCACGGCGTCGTCCTCGGCCTCGGTGAGGTCGTCGCGTCCCGCCCGGCGCACGAGCTCGCCGCCGACGAGACCCTCCGCCACGCCTACCTGGGGTTCTGATGGACCGACTCGTCTTCCTGCTCGGCAGCGGCCTGGCGCGCGGCGCCGTCCTCGCGCTCTTCGCGCTCGCCCTGGTCCTCATCTGGCGCGGCGCGCGCGTGGTCAACTTCGCGCAGGGCGCCATGGCGGTGGCCAGCACCTACGTCGCCTTCGAGGTGACCTCGGCGACGGGCAGCTACTGGCTCGGCCTGGTGGCCGCGCTGCTGGCCGGCGGGCTGCTCGGGTTCGCCGTCGAGCGTGGGGTCATGCGGTTCGCGTCGCCGCAGTCACCGCTGTCCGGCGTGATCATGGCGATCGGGCTGGTGATGGTGCTCCAGTCGGGGCTCGGCATCGCCTTCGGCGCGGACTACCGGCCGATGCGCGTGCCGTTCGACGACAGCGCGATCGTCGTCGGCGGGGTGCCGCTGCTGTCGCCGTACGACCTGTTCGTGCTCGTCGTGGCGGTGCTCGTGATGGTGGTCCTGGCGATCGGCTTCCGGTGGACGTCGGCCGGGCTGCAGATGCGCGCGGCGGCCTTCGCACCCGAGGTGTCCCGGCTGCTCGGCATCCGGGTGTCCCGGACCGTGACCGCCGGCTGGGCCCTGTCCAGCGTGGTGGGCTCGCTCGCGGCGCTGCTGCTGGTGCCGACGAGCCTCGGCCTCAACCCGCACGCCACCGACTCGCTGTTCGTGCTGGGCTTCACGGTGGCGGTGGTCGGCGGTCTCGACTCACCGGTCGGCGCCCTGGTGGGCGGCATCACGGTCGGCGTCGCGATGAGCCTGGTGACCGGGTACCTCGGCGCCGGGCTGGTGCCGATCGCGGTGCTCGTGCTGCTCGTGCTGGTGCTGCTGCTGCGACCCGCCGGACTGTTCGCGGCGGCGGAGGCGAGGCGCGCATGAGCGGGCGGCAGCGGCTGCCGGGCCAGCGACCCCTGGCCCGCACCCTCGTCCTCGCAGCCGGGTGGACCGTCGTGGCCCTGGCCGGGACGTTCGCGCTCGACCCGTTCCGGAACTACCAGCTCGCGCTGGTGGCGGCCTACCTGTGCGCGACGGCCGGTCTGACCGTCCTCGTCGGCGCCACCGGGCAGCTGTCCCTGGGGCACGCCGCGCTCATGGCGGTCGGCGGCTACGGGTACGCGCTGACCAGCAACGCGCTGCCGTTCGGGGGCATGCTCGCCTTCGTGGTCGCCCTGCTCGCCGGCGCCGTGGCGAGCGCGGTCGTCGGCCTGCTCCTCGGGCTCGCCGCCGCACGCCTGTCCGGCCCGTACCTGGCCGGCCTCACGCTCGCGGTCGTCGTCGCGCTGCCCGCCGTCTCCTCGACCTGGTCGACCGTGCTGCACGGTGACCAGGGCGTGCAGATCGCGTTCGAGGGGGTCCCGGACGTCCTGCGCCGGGTGGTGGCCCTGGAGCAGTGGCAGGCGATGGTGGCCGTCGTCGTGACCGCCGCGGTCGTGACCGCCCTGACCGTGCTGCGGTCCGGGCGCTTCGGGCTGCGGATGCAGGCCGTCCGTGACGACGAGGTGGCCGCGCGGCTCAGCGGCATCCCGGCCGGCCGCGTCAAGGTGCTCGCGTTCACCGCGAGCTCGGTCGCCGCCGGTGTCGGCGGCGCCGTCCTGTGCTTCGTGGCCCAGGCGGTGAGCCCGGGCGCGTACACCGTCGGGTTCTCGCTGCTGCTGGTGGTCGCCGTGGTGATCGGCGGCCTCGGCAGCATCCTCGGCGCGGCGCTCGGGTCCGTCGTCATCGTCCTGCTGCCCTGGCTCATCGGCCGGCTCACCGCCGACCTGCCCGCCGACGCGGCGCAGCGCCTCGACGGCAACCTCGCGGTGCTGGTCTTCGGGCTCCTGCTCATCACCGTCATGGCGCTCGCGCCGCGAGGCCTGCACGGTGCCCTCGTCCGCCGTCGTCGCACGCCCCCCAGCGCCCACCCGATCGAAGAAGCCGTTCCGCGCAAGGTCCTCGTCCCCACGGAAGAACAGAGGTGACACCGATGTCACAGCGCTCCCGGTCCGTCCCCGCGGTGCTCACCACGGCGGCCCTCGTCGTCGCCGCACTCGCTGCCTGCAGCACCCCCGAGGCCTCCCCCGGCGTCACGGACGACACCGTGACCGTCGGGACGCACACCCCGCTGACCGGCCCGGCCGCCGCGGGGTACTCGACCATCTCCGCGGCGACGACGGCGTACTTCGAGTACGTCAACGACAACGGCGGGATCAACGGCCGCAGCATCGAGTACCTGGTCAAGGACGACGGCTACAACCCCGCGACGACGTCGACCGTGGTGCGCGAGCTGGTGCAGGAGGACGAGGTCTTCGCCATCATCAACGGCCTGGGGACGCCCACGCACTCGGCGGTGGTCGACTACCTCAACGAGAACGAGGTGCCCGACCTGTTCGTCGCGTCCGGCAGCCCCCAGTGGGACCAGCCCGACACGTTCCCCTGGACGTTCGGGTACAACGCCGACTACGTCGTCGAGGCCAAGGCGCTGGCCACCTACGCCAAGAAGACGTGGCCGGACAAGACGTTCTGCGTCCTTGGGCAGGACGACGACTTCGGGACGGACTTCACCGCGGGGCTGCTCACGGTGCTCGGCGACGACGGGCTGGCCTCGACGCAGACGTACTCGGTGTCCGTGCAGGACGTGGTGGCGCAGGTCGGTGCCATGCAGGCGGCCGGCTGCGAGGTCAACTTCCTCGCCACGGTCAACGGGTTCACGGCCCTCGCGCTGGGCACCGCCGCCAAGATGAAGTACCCGGCCCAGTGGGTCTCGTCGTCGTCGGGCGGCGACTACCCGACGCTGGTCGGCTACCTCGGTGAGGACGTCGCGCCGCTGCTGCTGCAGGGCTTCGTCAGCTCCAACTACCTGCCGTTCAGCCCTGACGACGAGTGGGTCGCGCTGTTCCAGGAGATCAACGACGAGTACAACGACGGCGCCCCGTTCAGCGGGAACACCGTGTTCGGGATGTCGGTGGGCTACCTGTTCGCGGAGGCGCTGGCCGCCGCCGGCGACGAGCCGACCCGCCAGGGCGTGCTGGAGGCCCTCGAGAAGGGCAGCCTCACGGGCAACGGCATCGTGCCGCTGAGCTTCTCGCAGGAGACGCACTCCGCGTTCGACGGCGTCGGCATCACGGTGGTCGACAAGGGCGTCCAGGACTACGTCGCCGACGAGATCTACACGACGGACGACGGCGACGGCGAGGTCGTCCCGTACACGGGCGAGGCGGTCGTGCTCGAGGGTGACGGCATCCCGACCGCCTGAGCCCGGCACGCCGCAGGCCCGGTCCCCCGCGGGGGACCGGGCCTGCGGTGCGTCAGGCGTCGACCGGGGACGTCGAGAACTGCGCGACGAGCTCGCGCTTGAGCACCTTGCCGCTGCCCCCCAGGGGCAGCGTCTCGACCAGGTGCACCACGCGGGGGAACTTGTACGCGGCGATCCGCTCCTGCACGAACGCGACCAGCTCCTGCGGGGTCGCCTCGTGCCCGTCGAGCAGCACCACCGCGGCGTGCACCTCCTGGCCGCGGGCCTCGTCGGCCAGCCCGAACACGGCGGCGAACGCGACGGCGGGGTGTCGCATCATCACGTCCTCGACCTCGCTGGGGTACACGTTGTAGCCGTTGCGGACGATCATGTCCTTCTTGCGGTCGACGATCGTGACGATGTCGTCGGCGTCCTTGGTGCCCAGGTCGCCGGTGCGGAACCAGCCGTCGACCACCGCGGCCGCCGACGCCTCCGGGTCGCCCAGGTAGCCCTTGAACAGGGCGTGGCCGCGCACCACGATCTCGCCCAGCTCGCCGGGGGCCAGCAGCACGATGCTGTCGTCCACGTGGGGGTCCGCGACCTCGATGTCCACGCCCCACAGCGGCCGGCCCACCGTGCCGGGCCGGATGGGCTCGCCCACGTGGTTGAACGCCACCGCGGGCGACGTCTCGGTCAGCCCGTACCCCTCGTGCACCTCGGCGCCGAAGTCCCGCGCGAACGCCTCCAGCACCGCGACCGGCAGGGCGGCGCCCCCGGAGACGGCGTACCGCAGGGGCGGCCGCGCGGTGCTGCGGGCGGCGGCCTGGATGAGCCCGATGTACATCGTCGGCACCGCGGTGAACACCGTCGCGCCGTGCTGCACCATCTGGGCGAGCGCCTGGTCGGGGTCGAACTTGGGCAGCAGGATCACGGCGGCGCCGCGCCGGAACGAGATGTTCATGACGGACGTCTGGCCGAACGTGTGGAACAGGGGCAGCCCGCCGAAGACGACGTCGTCCCGGCGCATGTCGAACAGGTCGATGAG
This window harbors:
- a CDS encoding ABC transporter ATP-binding protein — protein: MSALLEVRGLTVGYGGAPVLRDVDLDVPAGSIVALVGANGAGKTTLLRTLSALVPLTRGSVRLGGHDLAAVGVEDRVRRGLAHVPEGRGVVAELTVDENLRLGGLWRGPDRRSAIGEVYELFEPLARRRNHAGHQLSGGERQMLALGRALVARPTVLLLDEPSLGLAPRVVAQIMAVLRGLADRTGLTVLLAEQNVVGALSVADHGVVLGLGEVVASRPAHELAADETLRHAYLGF
- a CDS encoding branched-chain amino acid ABC transporter permease, with protein sequence MDRLVFLLGSGLARGAVLALFALALVLIWRGARVVNFAQGAMAVASTYVAFEVTSATGSYWLGLVAALLAGGLLGFAVERGVMRFASPQSPLSGVIMAIGLVMVLQSGLGIAFGADYRPMRVPFDDSAIVVGGVPLLSPYDLFVLVVAVLVMVVLAIGFRWTSAGLQMRAAAFAPEVSRLLGIRVSRTVTAGWALSSVVGSLAALLLVPTSLGLNPHATDSLFVLGFTVAVVGGLDSPVGALVGGITVGVAMSLVTGYLGAGLVPIAVLVLLVLVLLLRPAGLFAAAEARRA
- a CDS encoding branched-chain amino acid ABC transporter permease, which translates into the protein MSGRQRLPGQRPLARTLVLAAGWTVVALAGTFALDPFRNYQLALVAAYLCATAGLTVLVGATGQLSLGHAALMAVGGYGYALTSNALPFGGMLAFVVALLAGAVASAVVGLLLGLAAARLSGPYLAGLTLAVVVALPAVSSTWSTVLHGDQGVQIAFEGVPDVLRRVVALEQWQAMVAVVVTAAVVTALTVLRSGRFGLRMQAVRDDEVAARLSGIPAGRVKVLAFTASSVAAGVGGAVLCFVAQAVSPGAYTVGFSLLLVVAVVIGGLGSILGAALGSVVIVLLPWLIGRLTADLPADAAQRLDGNLAVLVFGLLLITVMALAPRGLHGALVRRRRTPPSAHPIEEAVPRKVLVPTEEQR
- a CDS encoding ABC transporter substrate-binding protein → MSQRSRSVPAVLTTAALVVAALAACSTPEASPGVTDDTVTVGTHTPLTGPAAAGYSTISAATTAYFEYVNDNGGINGRSIEYLVKDDGYNPATTSTVVRELVQEDEVFAIINGLGTPTHSAVVDYLNENEVPDLFVASGSPQWDQPDTFPWTFGYNADYVVEAKALATYAKKTWPDKTFCVLGQDDDFGTDFTAGLLTVLGDDGLASTQTYSVSVQDVVAQVGAMQAAGCEVNFLATVNGFTALALGTAAKMKYPAQWVSSSSGGDYPTLVGYLGEDVAPLLLQGFVSSNYLPFSPDDEWVALFQEINDEYNDGAPFSGNTVFGMSVGYLFAEALAAAGDEPTRQGVLEALEKGSLTGNGIVPLSFSQETHSAFDGVGITVVDKGVQDYVADEIYTTDDGDGEVVPYTGEAVVLEGDGIPTA
- a CDS encoding AMP-binding protein, whose amino-acid sequence is MTAMPFDQALDGAGFGSMSVAAILAETAHRSPERTAFFIGDHAVRYGDLWDQTRAYAGALRARGIGRGDRVAMIVPNVPDFARVYYGVLALGAVVVPVHLLFKAEEIEFVLRDSGATLLVAAAPMLAEAAPAAARVGIPLLTVLVPDGMAVPFPRLEDEAAGAEAIATYESTHPTSAATILYTSGTTGRPKGAVGSHLGILEQVNVALIDLFDMRRDDVVFGGLPLFHTFGQTSVMNISFRRGAAVILLPKFDPDQALAQMVQHGATVFTAVPTMYIGLIQAAARSTARPPLRYAVSGGAALPVAVLEAFARDFGAEVHEGYGLTETSPAVAFNHVGEPIRPGTVGRPLWGVDIEVADPHVDDSIVLLAPGELGEIVVRGHALFKGYLGDPEASAAAVVDGWFRTGDLGTKDADDIVTIVDRKKDMIVRNGYNVYPSEVEDVMMRHPAVAFAAVFGLADEARGQEVHAAVVLLDGHEATPQELVAFVQERIAAYKFPRVVHLVETLPLGGSGKVLKRELVAQFSTSPVDA